The stretch of DNA AACCTAAAATTCTCTTTTTAGATGAACCAGCTGCAGGTATGAATCCTCAGGAAACAGCAGAATTGACTGAGTTAATTCGTCGTATCAAAGATGAATTTAAGATTACGATCATGCTGATTGAACACGATATGAATCTGGTCATGGAAGTGACAGAACGTATCTACGTACTTGAATATGGTCGTTTGATTGCTCAGGGAACTCCAGACGAAATTAAGACCAATAAACGCGTTATCGAAGCTTATCTAGGAGGTGAAGCCTAATGTCTATGTTAAAAGTTGATAATCTTTCTGTGCATTACGGTATGATCCAAGCAGTCCGTGATGTAAGCTTTGAAGTAAATGAAGGAGAGGTTGTTTCCCTTATCGGTGCCAATGGTGCAGGTAAGACAACCATTCTCCGTACCTTGTCTGGTTTGGTTAGACCGAGTTCAGGAAAGATTGAATTTTTAGGTCAAGAAATCCAAAAAATGCCAGCTCAAAAAATCGTGGCAGGTGGTCTTTCACAAGTACCAGAAGGACGCCACGTATTCCCTGGCTTGACTGTTATGGAAAATCTAGAAATGGGTGCTTTCTTAAAGAAAAATCGTGAAGAAAATCAAGCTAACTTAAAGAAAGTTTTCTCACGTTTCCCACGTCTTGAAGAACGCAAGAACCAAGATGCAGCCACTCTTTCAGGAGGGGAACAACAAATGCTTGCCATGGGACGAGCTCTTATGTCGACACCGAAACTTCTACTTTTAGATGAACCATCAATGGGACTTGCCCCAATCTTTATCCAAGAGATTTTTGATATCATTCAAGATATCCAGAAACAAGGAACAACCGTCCTTTTGATTGAACAAAATGCCAATAAGGCACTCGCAATCTCTGACCGAGGATATGTACTGGAAACAGGAAAAATCGTTCTATCAGGAACAGGAAAAGAACTCGCTTCATCAGAAGAAGTCAGAAAAGCATATCTAGGTGGCTAAAAAGGTCCGGGGGACCTTTTTAGTCGGCGGATGAAGATTGCGAAGCAATTATCAAATCCAGTGGATTGTTTTAGTCGGCAGATAGAGATTGCAGAGCAATCATCGCATAGTCCGGGGGACCTTTTTAGTCGGCAGATAGAGATTGCGAAGCAATTCTCATCTGCACTGGAAGGTTAGCTTCTAATCATTGAAACAAAACAGAATGAAGCTGTCTATCCTTCATTCACGGAGCTCGATTTTAGAGCTCTTTTTGCTAGCTTATTCATACTTTTCTGAATTTTGAAAAAGAAATGTAAGCGTTTGATAGATTTACAAAAAGATTGTATAATAGGGATAAGAATAGAAAAGGAGAAGTCTCATGGCAGTTAAAGATTTTATGACCCGCAAGGTAGTTTATATTAGTCCAGATACAACAGTATCTCATGCAGCAGATTTAATGAGAGAGCAAGGATTACACCGCTTGCCTGTTATCGAAAATGATCAATTGGTTGGTTTGGTGACTGAGGGCACCATTGCCCAAGCTAGTCCATCCAAGGCAACAAGTCTTTCTATCTATGAGATGAACTATCTTCTAAATAAGACAAAAGTAAAAGATGTGATGATTCGTGATGTTGTCACTGTTTCAGGCTATGCGAGTCTAGAGGATGCAACTTATCTGATGTTGAAAAACAAGATTGGTATTCTTCCTGTCGTAGATAACCATCAAGTCTATGGGGTTATTACGGACCGTGACGTTTTCCAAGCCTTTCTTGAAATCGCAGGTTATGGCGAAGAAGGGATTCGTGTACGCTTTGTTACGGAAAATGAAGTTGGTGTACTCGGAAAGATTGTTTCTTTGATTGTAGAAGAAAATTTGAATATCTCGCATACAGTCAATATTCCGCGTAAGGATGGTAAGGTGATTATCGAAGTTCAAATCGATGGATCAATTGATTTACCAGCCTTGAAAGAAAAATTTGAATCAGAGAATATTCAAGTAGAAGAGATTACTCGTACCTCAGCAAAAGTCTTGTAAGAAGGGAAGCCGAAAGGCTTCTTTTTTCATGAAAAGGGGATTAGAGCAAAAGATGGAAAGAAATGATAAAATATGCTATAATGAAATGATGTAAAAAAGGAGTATTTATGGACATTTCAGTAATTCGTCAGAAAATTGACGCAAATCGTGAAAAATTAGCTTCTTTCAGGGGGTCTCTTTGACCTCGAGGGTCTAGAGGAAGAGATTGCCATCTTGGAAAACAAGATGACAGAACCTGATTTTTGGAACGATAATATTGCGGCCCAAAAAACGTCGCAAGAATTAAATGAATTAAAAAACACTTACAACACCTTCCACAAAATGGAAGAGTTGCAGGATGAAGTTGAAATTTTATTAGACTTTTTAGCTGAAGATGAGTCGGTGCATGAAGAATTGGTTGAACAGTTATCAGAACTTGATAAGATGATGACCAGCTACGAGATGACTCTACTCTTGTCAGAACCTTATGACCACAACAATGCCATCTTGGAAATCCATCCAGGATCCGGTGGTACTGAGGCTCAGGACTGGGGTGATATGTTGCTTCGTATGTACACTCGCTATGGAAATGCTAAGGGCTTTAAAGTGGAAGTATTGGATTACCAAGCAGGAGATGAAGCTGGTATCAAGTCAGTAACCTTATCATTTGAAGGACCTAATGCCTATGGCCTTCTCAAGTCAGAAATGGGGGTACACCGTTTGGTGCGAATTTCACCATTTGACTCTGCTAAACGTCGCCATACCTCTTTCACATCGGTGGAAGTAATGCCAGAATTGGATGATACCATTGAAGTGGAAATCCGTGAAGATGATATCAAGAT from Streptococcus mitis encodes:
- the prfB gene encoding peptide chain release factor 2 (programmed frameshift) translates to MDISVIRQKIDANREKLASFRGSLDLEGLEEEIAILENKMTEPDFWNDNIAAQKTSQELNELKNTYNTFHKMEELQDEVEILLDFLAEDESVHEELVEQLSELDKMMTSYEMTLLLSEPYDHNNAILEIHPGSGGTEAQDWGDMLLRMYTRYGNAKGFKVEVLDYQAGDEAGIKSVTLSFEGPNAYGLLKSEMGVHRLVRISPFDSAKRRHTSFTSVEVMPELDDTIEVEIREDDIKMDTFRSGGAGGQNVNKVSTGVRLTHIPTGTVVQSTVDRTQYGNRDRAMKMLQAKLYQMEQEKKAAEVDSLKGEKKEITWGSQIRSYVFTPYTMVKDHRTSFEVAQVDKVMDGDLDGFIDAYLKWRIS
- a CDS encoding ABC transporter ATP-binding protein is translated as MSMLKVDNLSVHYGMIQAVRDVSFEVNEGEVVSLIGANGAGKTTILRTLSGLVRPSSGKIEFLGQEIQKMPAQKIVAGGLSQVPEGRHVFPGLTVMENLEMGAFLKKNREENQANLKKVFSRFPRLEERKNQDAATLSGGEQQMLAMGRALMSTPKLLLLDEPSMGLAPIFIQEIFDIIQDIQKQGTTVLLIEQNANKALAISDRGYVLETGKIVLSGTGKELASSEEVRKAYLGG
- a CDS encoding CBS domain-containing protein, with the translated sequence MAVKDFMTRKVVYISPDTTVSHAADLMREQGLHRLPVIENDQLVGLVTEGTIAQASPSKATSLSIYEMNYLLNKTKVKDVMIRDVVTVSGYASLEDATYLMLKNKIGILPVVDNHQVYGVITDRDVFQAFLEIAGYGEEGIRVRFVTENEVGVLGKIVSLIVEENLNISHTVNIPRKDGKVIIEVQIDGSIDLPALKEKFESENIQVEEITRTSAKVL